A stretch of Candidatus Desulfatibia profunda DNA encodes these proteins:
- a CDS encoding glycine cleavage system protein H produces MESSGYQNQLKDAISPCIWMQAGVVNRRLCKIDYDCPACRFDRAMRRVSDENSKLRKQGTALKRKRDNIFFWKEKLKELPPWKRPCLHHMKGRIEFKACTQEYRCWNCEFDQFFHDQYSVYAVVRPVDFIDVEGFKIPHGFYLHRGHAWLRIEEGSEVRVGLDDFALRLFGPLDRFEAPLIGKKIEQDRADILMNRGQQAAKVLSPVSGVVTAINPRLREKGSLANQDPYSEGWIARVHTDNLRRDLKKLMIGDETKDFIDKEVHRLYQLIENEAGPLTADGGQLGNDIYGNLPQVGWQRLAKLFLHTDPE; encoded by the coding sequence ATGGAATCGAGCGGTTATCAGAATCAATTGAAAGATGCCATCAGTCCCTGTATCTGGATGCAGGCCGGGGTGGTGAACCGCCGACTTTGCAAGATCGATTACGATTGTCCGGCATGCCGCTTTGACCGTGCCATGCGCCGGGTTTCCGATGAAAACAGTAAGCTGCGGAAGCAAGGCACGGCTTTAAAGCGCAAAAGAGACAACATTTTTTTCTGGAAGGAAAAGCTGAAGGAACTGCCGCCCTGGAAACGACCCTGCCTGCATCATATGAAGGGCCGGATCGAGTTTAAAGCCTGCACCCAGGAGTACCGTTGCTGGAATTGTGAGTTTGATCAATTTTTTCATGACCAGTATTCGGTCTATGCCGTTGTCCGGCCGGTCGATTTTATTGATGTCGAAGGATTCAAGATTCCCCATGGATTTTACCTGCATCGGGGTCATGCCTGGCTGCGGATAGAGGAAGGGTCCGAGGTCCGGGTGGGTCTGGACGATTTTGCACTGCGTCTGTTCGGTCCCCTTGACAGGTTTGAGGCTCCCCTAATAGGGAAAAAAATCGAGCAGGATCGAGCGGACATTTTGATGAACCGGGGGCAGCAGGCGGCCAAGGTGCTTTCGCCGGTCAGCGGCGTGGTGACCGCCATTAACCCCAGGCTGAGGGAGAAAGGGAGCCTGGCCAATCAGGATCCTTACTCGGAAGGCTGGATTGCTAGAGTTCACACAGACAATCTGCGCCGGGATTTGAAAAAACTCATGATCGGCGACGAAACCAAAGATTTTATCGACAAAGAGGTCCATCGTCTGTATCAGTTGATAGAGAATGAGGCCGGTCCTTTAACTGCCGATGGCGGTCAATTGGGGAACGACATCTACGGAA